One segment of Rosa chinensis cultivar Old Blush chromosome 6, RchiOBHm-V2, whole genome shotgun sequence DNA contains the following:
- the LOC112174701 gene encoding disease resistance protein RUN1 isoform X2 has protein sequence MTTQADIPSSSAPLPNYDVFLSSSGEDTVRNFTDHLYTALDQKGIFTFRDGEDGEELVAIEESRCAIVVLSGKYTDPWCLDAIAKIVECKEVMKLTVLPVFHDVDPSDVRKQTGDHFGEAFSKHEEAFKHEPEKVRRWRRALLEVANLSGWQLQNGDDGKLIEEIVRATISNLGDTYTSSSIDKGFIGMDSRIDDLLSNYICTQLGGVRFIGIHGMRGIGKTTVARAIYDEIGQDFDRSCFLSNVRELSNHNGLVSLQEKLLSIILMVKVNNIENEYIGASMLQRRMCRLKVLVVIDDVDKLTQLEKLAGSRDWFGPGSRIIITTTDIHLLEAHDVDATYKATGLTRGEAIQLLSLKAFKKCTPPEDYLDLCHCISWYAQGLPLALVVLGSFLLGRSADEWASAIERLNNRPNRVVTDVLRISFDGLDNNDKGVFLDIACFFKGESIDRVTRILHRSNCNPDIVIQVLVDRALVTVVERQLWMHDLIQKLGQEIVFEECPQEPGNRSRLWSPQEIIHVLEMNKGSSALRAIALDSPKTEDIHCHPEAFSVMQRLQFLQIRNVNMKEGPSYLPGGLIVLEWSGYPIGNLPQNFDPRQLCELNLCYSSIKQLWSGIKNLPYLTVINLSYSWKLIRTPDFTHAPGLERLILEGCTSLVDIHPSIAHLERLTCLNLKDCRSLESLPSKLETKCLRIFVLSGCSKVKKIPDFVGCMEGLLELYLDETAIEQLPISVRLLTGLILLNLRDCKNLKRLPRDIGNLKSLKRLNICGCSKLETLPDSLGKIDCLEELDAAGGSSISNIPSSISCLENLEVLSFGGCKGMSGNMTRYPLSFLLPISGSGGLRSLTELNLSDCNLQEGSIPEDFGCLFPLVSLNLSKNNFDSLPKSIRQLSKLRNLNLESCKTLQKLPDLSSSLNFSFGADGSFSRERLSSCFNLINCSKLVVNQRCNNIALKMLWRSLQDQL, from the exons ATGACTACCCAAGCAGatattccttcttcttctgctcctCTCCCTAACTACGATGTCTTCCTTAGTTCCAGTGGAGAAGACACCGTTCGAAATTTTACAGATCATCTCTATACTGCTCTGGACCAGAAGGGGATATTTACATTTAGAGAtggtgaagatggtgaagaaCTCGTAGCAATTGAAGAATCAAGATGTGCAATTGTGGTTCTTTCAGGAAAGTACACCGATCCTTGGTGTTTGGATGCGATTGCAAAGATCGTTGAATGCAAGGAAGTGATGAAACTGACAGTACTCCCAGTCTTTCATGATGTGGATCCATCTGATGTGCGAAAACAAACAGGGGATCATTTCGGGGAAGCCTTCTCGAAGCATGAAGAGGCCTTTAAACACGAACCGGAGAAGGTGCGCAGGTGGAGACGTGCTCTACTTGAAGTAGCCAATCTCTCTGGATGGCAATTGCAAAATGG gGATGACGGAAAATTGATTGAGGAAATTGTTAGGGCCACAATAAGTAATCTAGGTGATACCTATACCTCTTCAAGTATTGACAAGGGCTTCATAGGAATGGATTCCCGCATTGATGATTTATTAAGCAATTACATATGTACGCAGCTTGGTGGGGTGCGTTTTATAGGGATCCATGGCATGCGGGGCATAGGTAAGACAACAGTTGCTCGAGCTATCTATGATGAAATTGGTCAGGATTTTGACCGAAGCTGCTTTCTTTCCAATGTTAGAGAATTGTCTAATCACAATGGCCTAGTTTCTCTACAagaaaaacttctttccataATCCTGATGGTAAAAGTTAACAATATAGAGAATGAATACATAGGAGCTTCTATGCTACAAAGGCGGATGTGTAGACTAAAGGTGCTTGTTGTTATTGATGATGTGGATAAGTTGACACAATTAGAGAAATTGGCTGGAAGTCGGGACTGGTTCGGTCCAGGGAGTAGAATCATCATAACCACCACAGATATTCATTTGTTAGAGGCACATGATGTTGATGCTACATACAAGGCTACTGGGTTAACTCGTGGTGAAGCTATTCAACTATTGAGTTTAAAGGCTTTCAAGAAATGTACGCCACCAGAAGATTATTTGGACTTGTGCCACTGTATATCATGGTATGCTCAGGGGCTTCCGCTGGCACTTGTGGTTTTAGGTTCTTTTCTATTAGGTAGAAGCGCTGATGAATGGGCAAGTGCAATTGAAAGGCTGAACAATAGACCAAATAGAGTAGTTACGGATGTGCTTCGGATTAGTTTTGATGGACTAGACAATAATGACAAGGGTGTTTTTTTggacattgcatgtttctttaaaGGAGAGAGTATAGATCGTGTAACAAGAATACTACACCGATCCAACTGTAATCCAGACATTGTGATACAAGTTCTTGTGGACAGAGCTCTAGTAACTGTGGTTGAAAGACAATTATGGATGCATGACCTGATACAAAAATTGGGTCAAGAAATTGTTTTTGAAGAATGTCCTCAAGAGCCTGGCAATCGTAGCAGGTTGTGGAGTCCGCAAGAAATCATCCATGTACTCGAGATGAATAAG GGTTCAAGTGCACTTCGAGCCATAGCCTTAGACTCTCCAAAAACAGAAGATATACACTGCCACCCAGAGGCATTCTCTGTGATGCAGAGACTTCAGTTTCTCCAAATCCGTAATGTGAATATGAAGGAAGGCCCCAGTTATCTTCCTGGGGGATTAATAGTTCTGGAATGGAGTGGGTATCCTATAGGAAATCTCCCACAAAATTTTGATCCTAGGCAATTATGTGAACTTAACCTCTGCTACAGTAGCATTAAACAACTTTGGAGTGGAATAAAG AACCTGCCCTATTTGACAGTCATCAATTTAAGCTACTCTTGGAAGTTAATTAGGACCCCAGATTTTACACATGCTCCAGGGCTTGAAAGATTAATTCTTGAAGGTTGTACAAGTTTAGTGGACATCCACCCATCCATTGCTCACCTGGAGAGGCTTACTTGCTTGAATCTTAAAGATTGCAGAAGTCTTGAAAGTCTTCCAAGTAAGCTTGAAACAAAATGCCTTCGAATTTTTGTTCTTTCAGGCTGTTCAAAAGTCAAGAAAATTCCAGATTTTGTGGGATGTATGGAAGGCTTGTTAGAACTTTATTTGGATGAGACTGCTATAGAGCAATTACCTATATCAGTTCGACTTCTGACTGGcctcattttattaaatttgagaGATTGCAAAAATCTGAAGAGACTTCCAAGAGACATTGGCAATTTAAAGTCCCTCAAGCGTCTCAATATCTGTGGATGCTCAAAACTTGAAACGCTACCAGACAGCTTGGGAAAGATAGACTGCTTGGAAGAGCTTGATGCGGCTGGTGGTAGTTCCATAAGCAATATACCATCCTCTATTTCCTGTTTGGAAAATCTTGAAGTGTTATCTTTTGGTGGATGTAAAGGGATGTCAGGCAACATGACAAGATATCCCCTCAGTTTTCTGTTGCCCATAAGTGGTTCAGGTGGTTTGCGTTCTTTAACGGAGCTAAATCTCAGTGACTGTAATCTTCAGGAGGGAAGCATACCGGAAGATTTTGGCTGCTTATTCCCTTTAGTTTCACTAAATCTAAGCAAAAACAACTTTGATAGTCTTCCAAAAAGCATCAGACAGCTTTCAAAGCTTCGCAACTTGAATTTGGAAAGTTGTAAGACTCTTCAAAAATTGCCAGACCTCTCATCAAGCTTAAACTTCAGTTTCGGGGCAGACGGCAGTTTTTCACGGGAAAGGCTGTCATCATGTTTCAATCTGATTAATTGCTCCAAATTGGTTGTCAATCAACGATGCAACAATATAGCATTGAAAATGCTATGGAGATCTCTTCAG GACCAGTTATAA
- the LOC112170697 gene encoding uncharacterized protein LOC112170697, with product MLRFCGKPLTEEELIEKTLSTIPIAAIVISKQYRTEVNAGRITRFNELINIMSVSEKHDNILVKNYHSRPIGTKSVREANYNAPKRGRKERYPNNRGQEGRMGPYNRPNKEGNRNFSADTRGGNSTRGGNSTRRRGGYGSNMGRGYGSTIGRGGNNLGRGGRTMRRGSSSNPPREYPQRGQSAPQMKGGNHNDMCHRSGSIEHWFKQCHASTQLADSYKEYRQFREQETNLAEDEDSEDVNLTLEDFKANQVHEDAADFD from the coding sequence ATGTTGAGGTTCTGTGGAAAACCTCTCACAGAagaagaactaattgagaagactctctccaccatcCCCATCGCAGCAATTGTGATATCAAAACAATAtcgcactgaagtcaatgctggacgaattACGAGGTTCAATGAGCTTATCAATATCATGTCGGTatctgaaaagcacgacaacatcctCGTAAAGAATTATCATTCAAGGCCTATTGGAACCAAGAGCGTTCGCGAggcaaattataatgcacccaaaagagggcgcaaggagcggtaccctaataACAGGGGACAAGAAGGACGGATGGGTCCGTATAACCGCCCCAATAAAGAAGGAAACCGCAACTTTAGCGCGGACACACGTGGTGGCAACTCCACACGTGGTGGCAACTCCACACGTAGGAGAGGTGGATATGGTAGTAACATGGGCCGAGGATATGGTAGCACCATAGGCCGGGGAGGTAACAATTTGGGCCGTGGAGGTCGCACCATGAGACGTGGTAGTAGCagtaaccctcctagggaatatccacaacGTGGACAATCTGCACCTCAAATGaaaggaggcaaccacaatgacatgtgtcatcggaGTGGATCAAtagagcattggttcaagcaatgccatGCCAGTACCCAACTAGCTGACAGCTACAAGGAGTATAGGCAATTCAGGGAGCAAGAAACCAACCTTGCCGAAGATGAAGATagtgaagatgtcaatctcaccctagaggacttcaaagctaatCAAGTGCacgaggatgccgcagactttgattag
- the LOC112170696 gene encoding uncharacterized protein LOC112170696, whose protein sequence is MSYSELYEDIFRTFQFLPSDIIELQYAVPGCEVCFLRNDRDFQMLFCSARIHRLECVDISVLKIGGGCRRSCSVDSGSEVIDEDDYLGDAFRTEVHKTYLSDEWSSYIHQVGDKFHGAAELREKLRKYAIAVGFEFVFLRNDLDCIHAVCVNVGTKGCDWHLRAFSSSANGYLYITELNNIHTCKGVVRTQKHKLLGSKVVKTCIAADVSYNLSLKPREIMSKFKSTYGFDISYKVALKAKHRAKEAIYGSDADTFSKLSWYKEAVLHRLFVAYGGCVEGFQFCLPVLYVDGTFGKSISKGQILSATGRNGNQGFYPLAICFCDSETDANWTFFFKHLKSLLQPQGRVITFISDRGVGLLSAFDKVFTGNPHLFCYKHLVANLAGKYRGKGNSKLIEDVKQKFFKVAYSSTEKEYRFNLRLLRAVGGADIIDPFLAELPVENWCRAFYTSC, encoded by the exons atGAGCTACTCTGAGTTGTATGAAGACATTTTCCGTACATTCCAGTTTTTGCCAAGTGATATTATTGAGCTTCAGTATGCAGTTCCAGGTtgtgaagtttgttttcttcGTAACGATCGTGATTTCCAGATGCTGTTTTGCTCTGCTAGAATACATAGGTTAGAGTGTGTCGATATTTCAGTTTTAAAGATTGGGGGAGGTTGTAGGAGATCTTGTTCGGTGGATAGTGGTTCGGAAGTtattgatgaagatgattaTTTGGGTGATGCATTCAGGACTGAAGTTCACAAGACGTATTTGTCTGATGAGTGGAGTTCTTATATTCATCAGGTCGGGGATAAGTTTCATGGTGCTGCTGAGCTTCGTGAGAAGCTCAGGAAGTATGCAATTGCAGTTGGTTTCGAGTTTGTATTCCTGAGAAATGATTTGGATTGTATTCATGCGGTCTGTGTAAATGTTGGAACCAAAGGTTGTGATTGGCATCTTCGTGCTTTTTCATCATCTGCCAATGGTTACCTTTATATAACAGAGTTGAATAATATTCACACTTGCAAGGGTGTAGTTAGGACTCAAAAGCACAAGCTTTTGGGATCCAAGGTTGTCAAGACTTGCATTGCTGCTGATGTTAGCTATAATCTTTCATTGAAGCCAAGGGAGATTATGAGCAAGTTCAAATCAACATATGGGTTTGATATTTCCTACAAGGTTgccttgaaagcaaagcatcGGGCTAAGGAAGCGATTTATGGTTCCGATGCAGACACGTTCAGCAAGTTATCTTGGTATAAGGAAGCTGTTTTGCAT AGGCTTTTCGTAGCTTACGGAGGTTGTGTAGAAGGCTTCCAATTCTGTTTGCCtgtgttgtatgttgatggaACGTTTGGTAAAAGCATTTCCAAGGGTCAGATTCTTTCTGCAACTGGGAGGAATGGAAATCAAG GTTTCTACCCTCTAGCCATATGTTTTTGTGATTCTGAGACAGATGCAAACTGGACATTCTTTTTCAAGCATTTGAAGAGTCTGCTTCAACCTCAAGGAAGAGTTATCACATTTATTAGTGATCGGGGTGTTGGATTGTTGAGTGCCTTCGATAAGGTATTTACTGGTAATCCTCATCTGTTTTGTTACAAGCACTTGGTGGCGAACCTTGCCGGTAAATATAGGGGTAAAGGTAATTCAAAATTGATAGAAGATGTTAAGCAGAAGTTTTTTAAGGTTGCATATTCCTCTACTGAGAAGGAATACCGTTTCAATTTGCGGTTGCTTAGAGCAGTTGGTGGTGCCGATATTATTGACCCCTTTCTTGCTGAATTGCCTGTGGAAAATTGGTGCCGTGCATTTTATACTAGCTGttga
- the LOC112174701 gene encoding disease resistance protein RUN1 isoform X1, translating to MTTQADIPSSSAPLPNYDVFLSSSGEDTVRNFTDHLYTALDQKGIFTFRDGEDGEELVAIEESRCAIVVLSGKYTDPWCLDAIAKIVECKEVMKLTVLPVFHDVDPSDVRKQTGDHFGEAFSKHEEAFKHEPEKVRRWRRALLEVANLSGWQLQNGDDGKLIEEIVRATISNLGDTYTSSSIDKGFIGMDSRIDDLLSNYICTQLGGVRFIGIHGMRGIGKTTVARAIYDEIGQDFDRSCFLSNVRELSNHNGLVSLQEKLLSIILMVKVNNIENEYIGASMLQRRMCRLKVLVVIDDVDKLTQLEKLAGSRDWFGPGSRIIITTTDIHLLEAHDVDATYKATGLTRGEAIQLLSLKAFKKCTPPEDYLDLCHCISWYAQGLPLALVVLGSFLLGRSADEWASAIERLNNRPNRVVTDVLRISFDGLDNNDKGVFLDIACFFKGESIDRVTRILHRSNCNPDIVIQVLVDRALVTVVERQLWMHDLIQKLGQEIVFEECPQEPGNRSRLWSPQEIIHVLEMNKGSSALRAIALDSPKTEDIHCHPEAFSVMQRLQFLQIRNVNMKEGPSYLPGGLIVLEWSGYPIGNLPQNFDPRQLCELNLCYSSIKQLWSGIKNLPYLTVINLSYSWKLIRTPDFTHAPGLERLILEGCTSLVDIHPSIAHLERLTCLNLKDCRSLESLPSKLETKCLRIFVLSGCSKVKKIPDFVGCMEGLLELYLDETAIEQLPISVRLLTGLILLNLRDCKNLKRLPRDIGNLKSLKRLNICGCSKLETLPDSLGKIDCLEELDAAGGSSISNIPSSISCLENLEVLSFGGCKGMSGNMTRYPLSFLLPISGSGGLRSLTELNLSDCNLQEGSIPEDFGCLFPLVSLNLSKNNFDSLPKSIRQLSKLRNLNLESCKTLQKLPDLSSSLNFSFGADGSFSRERLSSCFNLINCSKLVVNQRCNNIALKMLWRSLQGIPSAGNRFETIIPGSEISELFTDQSAGPVISMELPRQWQKNKWMGYAFCACFVIRRDLPVPANRLGKWKFGTHSTANGLRFEVKPKNLGVAGWCPSFVCSQELGQIESKHLWLSFVSGDYFGTAWQETFHNIEFTFKTLGTGMEVKKCGVRLIYKQDLDLIGMTR from the exons ATGACTACCCAAGCAGatattccttcttcttctgctcctCTCCCTAACTACGATGTCTTCCTTAGTTCCAGTGGAGAAGACACCGTTCGAAATTTTACAGATCATCTCTATACTGCTCTGGACCAGAAGGGGATATTTACATTTAGAGAtggtgaagatggtgaagaaCTCGTAGCAATTGAAGAATCAAGATGTGCAATTGTGGTTCTTTCAGGAAAGTACACCGATCCTTGGTGTTTGGATGCGATTGCAAAGATCGTTGAATGCAAGGAAGTGATGAAACTGACAGTACTCCCAGTCTTTCATGATGTGGATCCATCTGATGTGCGAAAACAAACAGGGGATCATTTCGGGGAAGCCTTCTCGAAGCATGAAGAGGCCTTTAAACACGAACCGGAGAAGGTGCGCAGGTGGAGACGTGCTCTACTTGAAGTAGCCAATCTCTCTGGATGGCAATTGCAAAATGG gGATGACGGAAAATTGATTGAGGAAATTGTTAGGGCCACAATAAGTAATCTAGGTGATACCTATACCTCTTCAAGTATTGACAAGGGCTTCATAGGAATGGATTCCCGCATTGATGATTTATTAAGCAATTACATATGTACGCAGCTTGGTGGGGTGCGTTTTATAGGGATCCATGGCATGCGGGGCATAGGTAAGACAACAGTTGCTCGAGCTATCTATGATGAAATTGGTCAGGATTTTGACCGAAGCTGCTTTCTTTCCAATGTTAGAGAATTGTCTAATCACAATGGCCTAGTTTCTCTACAagaaaaacttctttccataATCCTGATGGTAAAAGTTAACAATATAGAGAATGAATACATAGGAGCTTCTATGCTACAAAGGCGGATGTGTAGACTAAAGGTGCTTGTTGTTATTGATGATGTGGATAAGTTGACACAATTAGAGAAATTGGCTGGAAGTCGGGACTGGTTCGGTCCAGGGAGTAGAATCATCATAACCACCACAGATATTCATTTGTTAGAGGCACATGATGTTGATGCTACATACAAGGCTACTGGGTTAACTCGTGGTGAAGCTATTCAACTATTGAGTTTAAAGGCTTTCAAGAAATGTACGCCACCAGAAGATTATTTGGACTTGTGCCACTGTATATCATGGTATGCTCAGGGGCTTCCGCTGGCACTTGTGGTTTTAGGTTCTTTTCTATTAGGTAGAAGCGCTGATGAATGGGCAAGTGCAATTGAAAGGCTGAACAATAGACCAAATAGAGTAGTTACGGATGTGCTTCGGATTAGTTTTGATGGACTAGACAATAATGACAAGGGTGTTTTTTTggacattgcatgtttctttaaaGGAGAGAGTATAGATCGTGTAACAAGAATACTACACCGATCCAACTGTAATCCAGACATTGTGATACAAGTTCTTGTGGACAGAGCTCTAGTAACTGTGGTTGAAAGACAATTATGGATGCATGACCTGATACAAAAATTGGGTCAAGAAATTGTTTTTGAAGAATGTCCTCAAGAGCCTGGCAATCGTAGCAGGTTGTGGAGTCCGCAAGAAATCATCCATGTACTCGAGATGAATAAG GGTTCAAGTGCACTTCGAGCCATAGCCTTAGACTCTCCAAAAACAGAAGATATACACTGCCACCCAGAGGCATTCTCTGTGATGCAGAGACTTCAGTTTCTCCAAATCCGTAATGTGAATATGAAGGAAGGCCCCAGTTATCTTCCTGGGGGATTAATAGTTCTGGAATGGAGTGGGTATCCTATAGGAAATCTCCCACAAAATTTTGATCCTAGGCAATTATGTGAACTTAACCTCTGCTACAGTAGCATTAAACAACTTTGGAGTGGAATAAAG AACCTGCCCTATTTGACAGTCATCAATTTAAGCTACTCTTGGAAGTTAATTAGGACCCCAGATTTTACACATGCTCCAGGGCTTGAAAGATTAATTCTTGAAGGTTGTACAAGTTTAGTGGACATCCACCCATCCATTGCTCACCTGGAGAGGCTTACTTGCTTGAATCTTAAAGATTGCAGAAGTCTTGAAAGTCTTCCAAGTAAGCTTGAAACAAAATGCCTTCGAATTTTTGTTCTTTCAGGCTGTTCAAAAGTCAAGAAAATTCCAGATTTTGTGGGATGTATGGAAGGCTTGTTAGAACTTTATTTGGATGAGACTGCTATAGAGCAATTACCTATATCAGTTCGACTTCTGACTGGcctcattttattaaatttgagaGATTGCAAAAATCTGAAGAGACTTCCAAGAGACATTGGCAATTTAAAGTCCCTCAAGCGTCTCAATATCTGTGGATGCTCAAAACTTGAAACGCTACCAGACAGCTTGGGAAAGATAGACTGCTTGGAAGAGCTTGATGCGGCTGGTGGTAGTTCCATAAGCAATATACCATCCTCTATTTCCTGTTTGGAAAATCTTGAAGTGTTATCTTTTGGTGGATGTAAAGGGATGTCAGGCAACATGACAAGATATCCCCTCAGTTTTCTGTTGCCCATAAGTGGTTCAGGTGGTTTGCGTTCTTTAACGGAGCTAAATCTCAGTGACTGTAATCTTCAGGAGGGAAGCATACCGGAAGATTTTGGCTGCTTATTCCCTTTAGTTTCACTAAATCTAAGCAAAAACAACTTTGATAGTCTTCCAAAAAGCATCAGACAGCTTTCAAAGCTTCGCAACTTGAATTTGGAAAGTTGTAAGACTCTTCAAAAATTGCCAGACCTCTCATCAAGCTTAAACTTCAGTTTCGGGGCAGACGGCAGTTTTTCACGGGAAAGGCTGTCATCATGTTTCAATCTGATTAATTGCTCCAAATTGGTTGTCAATCAACGATGCAACAATATAGCATTGAAAATGCTATGGAGATCTCTTCAG GGAATTCCTTCTGCAGGAAATAGATTTGAAACTATAATTCCTGGCAGTGAAATCTCTGAGCTGTTCACTGATCAAAGTGCAGGACCAGTTATAAGCATGGAGCTACCTCGACAATGGCAGAAGAATAAGTGGATGGGATATGCATTTTGTGCTTGTTTTGTCATCCGTCGAGATCTTCCAGTTCCAGCTAACCGGCTTGGTAAATGGAAGTTCGGGACCCATAGCACTGCAAATGGTCTTCGATTCGAAGTGAAGCCTAAGAATCTGGGTGTGGCTGGCTGGTGTCCTTCCTTTGTCTGCAGCCAAGAATTAGGCCAAATTGAGTCGAAACACCTTTGGCTATCCTTTGTCTCTGGTGATTATTTTGGAACAGCATGGCAAGAAACCTTTCATAACATCGAGTTTACATTTAAAACATTAGGCACTGGTATGGAGGTGAAGAAGTGTGGAGTCCGTTTGATATACAAGCAAGATTTAGATTTGATTGGAATGACAAGATGA
- the LOC112170695 gene encoding uncharacterized protein LOC112170695, which produces MSMNFILVVFPCPHGLAALQAASENVYDYIDKYFHVDMFKKSYSFPIRPITNVDMSSSESASECILPPLAKRPPGRPRVKRFKSVGEVEKKLIRCGRCGKMGTHNKLSCTEPLVQQ; this is translated from the coding sequence atgtctatgaactttatcctAGTAGTGTTTCCTTGTCCTCACGGCCTTGCTGCATTACAAGCTGCTTCTGAGAATGtatatgattatattgataAGTACTTTCATGTTGATATGTTCAAGAAGAGCTACAGTTTTCCCATCCGTCCGATAACCAATGTTGATATGTCTTCTTCGGAATCTGCTTCTGAATGTATATTACCTCCCCTTGCGAAGAGGCCCCCCgggaggcctagggtgaagcggttcaagtCGGTTGGAGAGGTTGAAAAGAAGCTGATTCGTTGTGGTCGTTGTGGCAAAATGGGCACTCATAACAAGTTGAGCTGCACTGAACCTCTCGTTCAGCAGTAG